The proteins below are encoded in one region of Anaerosporomusa subterranea:
- a CDS encoding PucR family transcriptional regulator → MAVTVKKVMEIEAFSESVTLIAGHAGINNVITYVTVSETPDFYEWVSGGEFVLTTLYAYKDRQDLQVENYTELAKRGIAAFGVKVQRFVEAIPQDLIDIANSYQVPLFAIRRETKFREIIQTITAELNNYQTNILLEVESHYKELAKVALVSGDFNEYIRGFGRRAGSSIYCFQADLKLLGSYQKSTHGNAAQAVREKLEQYILWQEEVLNPVDYDGLHIFACVTRGQALGYLVVVNAERLSEKHMLMASQLTTFLTMKLIDQLETERKMLTSLLDELLYKRNLNEEELRELLILHGLKHQQMYRVIIVRGRAETDLSLAISQIRTCCNKIKELLGEALVIDKTNEIVIIGANEQPDDAIPPRWLKNLGYDVFSDAFPAVIGVGPSVANAKDIQSSYQIAKNTIKAGHVFGHSAILYYAHFLARILLLHSVGTPEQEYLLTNIINPLLDQDARYNSQILPTIEAMIFADDLEQAATALFVHTNTIRYRLNKIKTITGHDFFTAKGRYTITTAYIVYIYNK, encoded by the coding sequence ATGGCGGTAACCGTGAAAAAGGTCATGGAAATAGAGGCTTTTTCAGAATCGGTAACTCTCATTGCCGGACATGCCGGCATAAATAATGTAATTACCTATGTGACTGTTAGCGAGACCCCGGACTTTTATGAATGGGTAAGCGGCGGCGAGTTTGTCTTGACTACTCTCTATGCATACAAAGATCGTCAGGATCTACAAGTAGAAAATTATACCGAATTAGCCAAGCGCGGCATTGCTGCTTTTGGTGTGAAGGTACAACGGTTTGTCGAGGCCATTCCGCAAGACCTTATTGATATAGCTAATTCCTATCAGGTTCCTCTGTTTGCCATCAGGCGAGAAACAAAGTTTCGCGAGATTATTCAAACAATCACCGCTGAACTCAATAATTATCAGACAAATATCTTGCTTGAGGTCGAGTCTCACTATAAAGAATTGGCTAAGGTTGCGTTGGTGAGCGGCGATTTCAATGAGTATATTCGGGGCTTCGGCAGGCGAGCCGGTAGCAGTATTTATTGCTTCCAGGCTGATTTAAAATTATTAGGCAGCTACCAAAAATCTACTCATGGTAACGCTGCACAGGCAGTAAGAGAAAAGCTTGAACAGTACATTCTCTGGCAGGAGGAAGTCCTGAATCCGGTTGATTATGACGGTTTGCATATCTTTGCTTGTGTGACGCGTGGACAAGCGCTGGGTTATTTGGTTGTTGTTAATGCAGAACGTCTCAGCGAAAAGCACATGTTAATGGCGAGTCAGCTAACCACTTTTCTGACAATGAAGCTGATTGATCAACTGGAAACCGAACGGAAAATGCTGACTTCGTTACTTGATGAATTGCTGTATAAACGTAATCTAAATGAAGAAGAGTTGCGGGAACTACTCATATTACATGGGTTAAAGCATCAACAAATGTATCGGGTTATCATTGTGAGGGGAAGAGCTGAGACTGATTTATCCTTAGCGATAAGTCAAATCAGGACTTGCTGTAATAAAATTAAAGAATTGCTGGGTGAGGCACTGGTCATTGACAAGACTAATGAAATAGTGATTATTGGTGCCAATGAGCAGCCTGACGACGCCATTCCACCTCGCTGGCTAAAAAATCTGGGCTATGATGTGTTTTCTGATGCTTTTCCGGCTGTTATTGGCGTCGGTCCTTCGGTCGCTAATGCGAAGGATATTCAATCAAGCTATCAAATTGCTAAGAACACGATCAAAGCGGGGCATGTCTTTGGCCACAGCGCTATCCTGTACTATGCGCATTTTCTCGCTCGAATCTTGTTGTTGCATTCGGTCGGCACACCTGAACAGGAATACTTGTTGACGAATATCATCAATCCATTGCTCGATCAGGACGCCCGTTATAATTCACAGATCCTGCCGACAATTGAAGCAATGATCTTTGCTGATGACCTGGAACAAGCGGCCACAGCGCTGTTTGTTCATACGAACACAATTAGGTACCGTCTGAATAAAATTAAAACCATTACCGGTCATGACTTTTTCACTGCTAAAGGCAGATATACGATAACCACTGCCTATATTGTATATATCTACAATAAATAA
- a CDS encoding GGDEF domain-containing protein, which produces MWLWSRPESLQRKIIGFILVISFFLLALSVFIVYIARDNYENARNLEQTSQITRELTRAVRDLALERGRMNVVLRSMSPISEENRNFIETRRRLSEEHLNVALEQLASIHPPQAADLAKSYAAIVELRQQVDTESRKSYEARQPGIARIWLKQATDFIYRVENVLLHLGRARVDSGKFFLYHQLVLDSLSFRQLAGHHATSLTTVLVRPDAVSPQQYDEIAFFKMQADSLWSGIEMQVTNLAEPEITKAKEQVFLHYYNEYRPEQEMQLSLAQSRQVDSDSVAHLQKLSVSAFDTIYLLIDVADSKMQEYVNGMLVKAKWLFIAGIGQFAACLLLVIFCITYFEQRLFRPLQRIIYALEQLGSNEEICILNEELQRPDEIGQINKGVQRLQTSIAEERRLMTENEHLAMTDFLTGCLNKRGFYLLAEAELSRAARENMPISFLFSDLDDLKQLNDSYGHLIGDEAVKHFATCVTSQCRPYDLIGRFGGDEFVFCFPNASEEQALKIVKRIQTALEKSSFQVGETDMLLQLSASFGLVANVTGEDRDLEWFIHQADMALYKAKQNGKNCVMLGVNQNGTFC; this is translated from the coding sequence GTGTGGTTATGGTCTCGGCCGGAGTCTTTGCAACGGAAAATAATTGGGTTTATTTTGGTAATTAGCTTCTTTCTGCTGGCATTATCAGTATTTATTGTTTATATAGCGCGAGATAATTATGAAAACGCCAGAAACTTGGAACAGACTTCGCAGATTACCAGGGAGCTTACGCGGGCAGTGCGAGACCTAGCACTTGAACGCGGACGAATGAATGTTGTTTTGCGGTCCATGTCGCCGATTAGCGAGGAGAACCGTAATTTCATTGAGACGAGGCGGCGTTTGTCAGAGGAGCATTTAAACGTTGCCTTAGAACAGCTAGCATCAATACATCCGCCTCAAGCAGCTGATCTGGCTAAATCGTATGCAGCAATAGTAGAATTGCGCCAGCAGGTTGACACCGAGTCGCGTAAAAGCTATGAAGCGAGGCAGCCGGGGATTGCCCGAATTTGGTTGAAGCAGGCTACTGATTTTATCTATCGGGTAGAAAATGTGTTGCTCCATCTGGGCAGAGCCCGAGTAGACTCAGGAAAGTTTTTCTTATATCACCAACTTGTGTTGGATAGTTTAAGTTTCCGGCAACTGGCTGGTCATCATGCAACCTCGCTTACCACTGTGTTGGTCAGACCGGATGCTGTTTCTCCCCAGCAGTATGATGAAATTGCTTTTTTCAAAATGCAGGCAGATTCTCTCTGGTCTGGTATCGAAATGCAAGTGACGAATCTGGCGGAGCCGGAGATCACGAAGGCTAAAGAACAGGTATTTCTCCACTACTATAATGAATATCGCCCTGAACAAGAAATGCAGCTTTCTCTTGCCCAATCGAGGCAGGTCGACTCGGATTCGGTCGCGCATTTGCAGAAACTTTCGGTGTCTGCGTTTGATACGATTTATTTGTTAATTGATGTAGCTGATTCGAAAATGCAGGAATATGTTAATGGTATGCTGGTCAAAGCAAAGTGGCTGTTTATCGCCGGAATTGGGCAATTTGCTGCCTGCCTCTTGTTGGTCATTTTTTGCATCACCTATTTTGAACAGCGCTTATTTCGTCCGTTACAGAGAATTATCTATGCATTAGAGCAACTCGGCAGCAACGAAGAAATCTGTATCCTCAACGAGGAATTGCAGCGACCGGATGAAATCGGCCAAATTAACAAAGGAGTGCAGCGCCTGCAGACAAGTATAGCCGAAGAACGGCGATTAATGACAGAGAACGAGCACTTGGCGATGACTGATTTTTTAACAGGTTGTTTGAACAAACGCGGCTTTTATTTGCTGGCCGAGGCTGAGCTTAGCCGGGCGGCAAGGGAGAACATGCCGATTTCTTTCCTGTTTTCCGATTTAGACGACCTAAAGCAGCTAAATGACAGCTATGGTCATCTAATTGGCGATGAAGCAGTCAAGCATTTTGCGACCTGCGTTACAAGCCAGTGTCGCCCATATGACCTTATCGGCCGTTTTGGCGGTGATGAGTTTGTCTTTTGCTTTCCTAACGCTTCTGAGGAGCAGGCGCTGAAGATTGTCAAACGGATACAAACCGCACTAGAAAAGAGCAGTTTTCAAGTTGGCGAGACTGACATGTTATTGCAGCTTAGCGCCAGTTTTGGTCTTGTAGCAAACGTAACCGGAGAAGACCGGGATCTAGAGTGGTTTATCCATCAGGCAGATATGGCACTATACAAGGCGAAACAAAACGGGAAAAATTGTGTAATGCTTGGCGTTAACCAAAATGGCACCTTTTGTTAA
- a CDS encoding CoA transferase subunit A — MSRVNKLTTIEQAMSKIKDGDRIMVGGFGLRGCPDDLIDALVASNKKDLTIISNDLGSPGIGLGKLLSNNQVKELIGNFYNWNTDVAEAKNAGKIKVTLIPQGSFAESIRAAGCGIPAYFTLASAGTELGEGKETREYNGKQYVLEEAIYADVALVKAEKADELGNLVYCKSARNFNPAMATAAKYTIAQVGEIVKAGELDPECIVTPHIFVKAIVKGVN, encoded by the coding sequence TTGAGCAGAGTAAATAAACTAACTACCATCGAACAGGCGATGTCCAAAATAAAAGATGGCGACAGAATCATGGTTGGCGGCTTCGGATTAAGAGGCTGTCCGGATGATCTAATTGATGCATTAGTCGCATCAAACAAAAAAGACTTAACGATCATCAGCAATGACTTGGGCTCGCCAGGAATTGGTCTTGGGAAACTGTTGTCAAATAATCAAGTAAAAGAATTAATCGGCAACTTCTATAACTGGAACACAGACGTAGCCGAAGCAAAGAATGCAGGAAAGATCAAAGTAACATTAATTCCGCAAGGAAGCTTTGCAGAGTCAATCAGAGCGGCCGGATGCGGGATCCCGGCATACTTCACGCTGGCTTCAGCCGGAACAGAACTTGGCGAAGGCAAAGAAACCAGAGAGTATAATGGCAAACAATATGTGCTTGAAGAGGCAATCTACGCAGATGTAGCCTTAGTCAAAGCTGAAAAGGCTGACGAGCTGGGCAACCTGGTATATTGCAAATCGGCAAGAAACTTCAATCCGGCAATGGCAACAGCGGCGAAATATACAATTGCCCAAGTCGGTGAAATCGTCAAAGCCGGCGAGCTCGATCCCGAATGCATTGTAACGCCGCACATCTTTGTAAAAGCCATTGTAAAGGGGGTAAACTAA
- a CDS encoding sensor domain-containing diguanylate cyclase has translation MENEHQPDNIPVVSLNDALTAGLMTMFENRHDLTQALAAAVQAAYQLTGCEHVFLTRYDQVMKTFSSVAWESSLNPGPVTLEQKFMGDSYLAKQMVFIADLSQYNYRLKSAVARLGLKSMIGIPLVDSNGLLGTLECFSHEPNFFSQEQLGQLSLLAKQAALFIEQDDHAEDCRLWAIENAFMHEVHASDQSAEGTLLYKLGKALGDLFAVDGIAVFGLEPDSQYDILQEVIAIGFTTQDVTTLKKSIHSSLLDKLLHHSDFINDGLFMKHNLSSSASEPKKVLTIAPVAWRKTLHGLVVYYRTKPISEAIQARVERFAARMIDYLASVLNRKALYNTIQRVSLTDALTQLPNRRLFDYIFTREFEKVKRGKQSLGLLLIDIDFFKDINDQSGHQAGDAILELLGGMLKNSFRSIDLPARYGGEEFAVILPDTDVKSALAAAERFREEVEVTAFAAGNLRLSVTVSIGIAIHNSRTGQCYCDQTAVLHAADQAMYRAKEQGRNRVVVAKVSG, from the coding sequence ATGGAAAATGAGCATCAACCTGATAACATACCGGTAGTATCGCTAAACGATGCGCTAACCGCTGGGCTTATGACAATGTTTGAAAATCGCCATGACTTGACACAGGCCCTTGCCGCGGCTGTGCAGGCGGCGTATCAGCTGACTGGCTGTGAACATGTCTTTTTAACTCGCTATGACCAAGTAATGAAAACTTTTTCCTCTGTCGCTTGGGAAAGTTCATTAAACCCCGGGCCAGTTACTCTCGAACAGAAGTTTATGGGTGACAGCTATCTGGCGAAGCAGATGGTCTTTATCGCTGACTTGTCACAATATAATTACCGCTTGAAGTCAGCGGTCGCGCGACTAGGCCTCAAGTCGATGATTGGAATTCCTCTTGTCGATAGCAATGGCCTGCTTGGAACACTAGAATGCTTTTCGCATGAGCCAAACTTCTTTTCCCAGGAGCAGCTGGGACAACTATCCTTGTTGGCAAAACAAGCAGCTTTATTTATTGAACAGGATGATCATGCCGAAGACTGCAGACTGTGGGCGATAGAGAATGCTTTTATGCATGAGGTGCATGCCTCCGACCAGTCAGCAGAAGGTACATTGCTATACAAGCTAGGTAAGGCACTGGGCGATTTGTTTGCAGTTGACGGCATCGCTGTTTTTGGCTTGGAGCCAGATTCTCAATATGATATTTTGCAAGAGGTTATCGCGATCGGCTTTACTACCCAGGATGTCACAACCCTAAAGAAGTCCATCCATTCCTCATTGCTGGATAAACTGCTGCATCACTCGGATTTTATTAATGATGGACTGTTTATGAAGCATAACCTAAGCAGCTCAGCTTCTGAGCCCAAAAAGGTCCTGACCATTGCGCCAGTCGCCTGGCGGAAGACACTTCACGGACTAGTCGTGTACTACCGAACAAAACCAATCTCTGAAGCTATTCAAGCGAGAGTGGAGCGCTTTGCCGCCCGCATGATCGACTATTTAGCTAGTGTATTGAACCGGAAAGCGTTATACAATACTATCCAGCGCGTTAGTCTCACCGATGCGCTGACCCAGTTGCCCAACCGCAGGCTGTTTGACTACATCTTTACCCGAGAGTTTGAGAAGGTCAAGCGCGGAAAGCAGTCTTTGGGGCTGCTGCTGATTGATATCGATTTCTTCAAAGATATTAACGATCAATCTGGTCATCAGGCTGGAGATGCGATTTTAGAACTGCTTGGCGGCATGCTGAAAAATAGCTTTCGCAGCATTGATTTGCCAGCCCGCTATGGTGGCGAAGAGTTTGCGGTCATCCTGCCAGATACAGACGTGAAAAGTGCACTTGCAGCTGCTGAGCGCTTCCGTGAGGAAGTGGAAGTAACGGCGTTTGCCGCCGGTAATCTGAGGCTTTCCGTTACAGTAAGCATCGGTATCGCTATCCATAATAGTCGAACTGGGCAATGCTACTGTGACCAGACGGCAGTTCTTCATGCCGCCGATCAAGCTATGTACCGGGCCAAGGAGCAGGGGCGGAACAGAGTAGTTGTAGCAAAAGTCTCTGGCTGA
- a CDS encoding thiolase family protein produces MKEVVIVSAVRTPIGSIGGTLKDVQPEVLVKTVIEGAIDKIGLDKALIDEIIIGQTKQTTDAPNIARVAALMARVPEEVPAYTVHRQCASGMQAITNGLQQIQTGYSDIVLVGGVESMSTAPFYIRNARFGVGSGNTAFIDPNIESQPKSQPKDIYGTFNMIQTADTVAKQFNVSREEQDEFALSSQQKAIAAIDSNRFADEIVPVILPQRKGDPIVFATDEYPKRSTSLEKLAKLKPIFTDGTVTAGNASGRNDGASALILMSKEKAEELGIKPLAKIIGAAATGVDPRVMGIGPVPATRKLLKKLDMKIEDFGLVEINEAFAAQSVACAKELNIDMNKLNVNGGAIALGHPLGCSGARISATLIYEMKKRQEKYGLATICIAGGLGMAIAFENLD; encoded by the coding sequence ATGAAAGAAGTTGTCATAGTTTCAGCAGTAAGAACACCGATAGGCTCTATCGGTGGGACATTAAAAGATGTCCAACCGGAAGTATTGGTTAAAACAGTGATTGAAGGCGCAATTGATAAAATCGGGCTTGATAAAGCGCTGATTGATGAGATTATCATCGGCCAGACTAAGCAAACCACCGATGCGCCAAACATCGCCAGAGTGGCAGCCTTGATGGCAAGAGTGCCGGAAGAAGTTCCGGCCTATACAGTACACAGACAATGCGCGTCAGGCATGCAGGCAATTACTAATGGACTGCAGCAGATTCAAACCGGCTATTCTGATATCGTATTAGTCGGCGGCGTCGAAAGCATGAGCACAGCGCCATTCTATATCAGAAACGCCCGTTTCGGTGTGGGCAGCGGCAACACCGCATTTATCGATCCGAACATTGAAAGCCAGCCAAAGTCCCAGCCAAAAGATATTTATGGCACATTTAATATGATCCAAACCGCTGATACCGTAGCAAAGCAATTTAATGTATCCCGCGAAGAACAGGATGAATTTGCCCTCTCAAGCCAGCAAAAGGCTATCGCTGCCATCGACAGCAACCGCTTTGCTGATGAAATTGTTCCGGTAATCCTGCCACAACGCAAAGGTGATCCTATTGTATTTGCTACTGATGAATATCCTAAGCGTTCAACAAGCTTAGAAAAATTAGCAAAATTAAAACCGATTTTCACTGATGGAACAGTAACTGCAGGTAATGCATCAGGAAGAAATGACGGAGCTTCTGCCTTAATTCTCATGTCGAAAGAAAAAGCCGAAGAACTAGGTATTAAACCGTTGGCCAAAATCATCGGCGCAGCAGCAACAGGTGTAGACCCTAGAGTCATGGGAATCGGCCCTGTCCCCGCAACCAGAAAACTGCTTAAAAAATTAGATATGAAAATAGAAGACTTCGGTCTTGTTGAAATAAACGAAGCCTTTGCCGCCCAATCAGTAGCCTGCGCCAAAGAATTAAATATTGACATGAATAAATTAAATGTCAATGGCGGAGCAATCGCGCTAGGTCATCCTCTGGGTTGCTCAGGAGCAAGAATATCGGCAACACTGATTTATGAAATGAAAAAACGGCAAGAAAAATATGGTTTAGCAACAATTTGTATCGCAGGCGGCCTGGGAATGGCTATTGCTTTTGAAAATTTGGATTAA
- a CDS encoding 3-oxoacid CoA-transferase subunit B, whose protein sequence is MVTIDKEIASSRIAKNIAALFNDVEDITILNLGVGIPTQVSNYITNDNVFIQAENGMLGVGPIAVGDEIHPQLINAGRQPVKETPGCAFFDSSTSFGMIRGGHIDATVIGAFEVDQHGNVANWIIPNGKMLGVGGAMDLVVGAKKVIIALMHTSKGKSKLLKECTLPITGFGEVDVVVTELAMFFFENGKIILKAIAPEVDVDYVRSVTEFEFTVSADLKVMEA, encoded by the coding sequence ATGGTAACAATCGATAAAGAAATTGCTAGCAGCAGAATTGCCAAAAACATTGCAGCATTGTTTAATGATGTTGAAGATATCACCATATTAAACCTGGGAGTCGGTATCCCCACTCAAGTTTCAAACTATATTACTAACGACAATGTCTTCATCCAAGCAGAAAACGGCATGCTTGGTGTAGGGCCAATCGCTGTCGGCGATGAAATCCATCCGCAACTGATCAATGCAGGTAGACAGCCAGTAAAAGAAACGCCAGGCTGCGCATTTTTTGACAGCAGCACCTCGTTCGGCATGATCAGAGGTGGACATATTGATGCAACAGTAATCGGCGCCTTTGAGGTCGACCAACATGGTAATGTTGCTAATTGGATTATTCCTAATGGTAAAATGCTTGGCGTAGGCGGCGCCATGGACTTAGTTGTTGGCGCCAAGAAAGTTATCATTGCCCTGATGCATACCAGTAAAGGAAAATCAAAGCTGCTAAAGGAATGTACTCTGCCAATAACAGGTTTTGGCGAAGTCGATGTCGTCGTTACCGAGCTTGCCATGTTCTTCTTTGAAAATGGCAAAATCATTCTCAAAGCGATTGCCCCTGAAGTCGACGTTGACTATGTAAGAAGTGTAACGGAATTCGAGTTTACAGTTAGTGCTGATTTAAAGGTGATGGAAGCGTAA
- a CDS encoding MFS transporter → MSYWWGKATYRWVILSSCMLVYCTSQLVRWNYASITKYLTTDLAIGKPELGLLGSAFFYAYAFAQIPWGSATDMFGGRRVIPVGIVILSLFLAGFAFSATFTQAMTWRALMGFVAAAGYVPITAVLSKWFSVKERGFAMEMYSGPGGGLGEALTFLMIPLIALAMSDGGIFGLTGWRGSTFFMAIVVFAIAISSAFMLRSDPSDMGLPSIQKAEDKKKDGNYAETVKSVIKDPALWVMSLVWSGYMIAARLVPGWLPLYAADFYIQTTGMSKEKAMVAGGAMATVYVLGRVFGTPMVGKLSDYLLKRNNTPRSVIILAGLLLISGMFYVYTTPIPSTFAMGALAFFSGIVINIFPLINASAAEIWSIRATGFSMGIINTVGQFAGAMALSASGYMAVKYSIKGGAFYTEFLGIWYLGILTSLAAAVAAVYVIYREKKAFAIHHAHDGEEKGV, encoded by the coding sequence ATGAGTTATTGGTGGGGAAAAGCAACGTATCGCTGGGTGATTCTGTCTTCCTGCATGTTAGTCTATTGTACCTCTCAGTTAGTCCGATGGAATTATGCTAGTATCACAAAGTATCTGACAACTGACTTAGCCATCGGTAAGCCCGAATTAGGTTTGTTGGGTTCGGCATTTTTCTATGCTTACGCTTTTGCGCAGATTCCTTGGGGAAGCGCGACTGATATGTTCGGAGGTAGGCGTGTTATTCCTGTAGGTATCGTGATCTTATCATTATTTTTGGCTGGCTTCGCATTCAGTGCAACCTTTACGCAAGCAATGACTTGGCGGGCATTGATGGGCTTTGTGGCTGCCGCAGGCTATGTGCCGATTACGGCAGTGCTTTCCAAGTGGTTCTCGGTTAAAGAACGCGGCTTTGCAATGGAAATGTACTCAGGGCCAGGTGGCGGCTTAGGTGAAGCGCTAACCTTCCTGATGATTCCGCTGATTGCTCTGGCTATGTCTGATGGCGGCATCTTCGGTTTGACTGGCTGGCGGGGATCAACGTTTTTCATGGCTATTGTCGTGTTTGCAATTGCCATTTCGAGTGCATTCATGCTGCGGTCAGACCCTTCCGACATGGGTTTGCCCTCGATTCAAAAGGCTGAAGACAAGAAGAAAGATGGCAATTATGCTGAAACCGTAAAGAGTGTTATTAAAGACCCGGCGCTTTGGGTTATGTCGCTAGTATGGTCTGGTTATATGATTGCCGCCCGGCTTGTACCCGGCTGGCTGCCACTGTATGCTGCTGACTTTTATATTCAAACTACCGGCATGTCAAAGGAAAAAGCGATGGTTGCCGGTGGCGCGATGGCAACAGTCTACGTTTTGGGGCGGGTATTTGGTACGCCGATGGTTGGCAAGTTGTCTGATTATCTGCTGAAACGTAATAATACTCCGCGCAGTGTCATCATCCTCGCTGGACTGCTGCTCATCTCGGGTATGTTCTATGTGTACACAACTCCGATTCCCTCCACTTTTGCTATGGGTGCGCTGGCCTTCTTCAGCGGCATTGTCATCAATATTTTCCCACTGATCAATGCATCTGCTGCTGAGATATGGTCTATCCGTGCGACTGGCTTTAGCATGGGGATTATTAATACGGTTGGACAATTTGCCGGCGCCATGGCGCTTTCTGCCAGCGGCTACATGGCTGTCAAGTATTCCATCAAAGGCGGTGCTTTCTATACTGAATTTCTTGGCATTTGGTATCTAGGCATACTGACAAGCTTGGCAGCTGCAGTGGCGGCGGTATATGTTATCTATCGTGAAAAAAAAGCTTTTGCTATTCACCATGCCCACGATGGTGAAGAAAAAGGGGTATAA
- the htpG gene encoding molecular chaperone HtpG, which yields MSRDPIMKETREFQAETKQLLDLMVHSIYTNREIFLRELISNASDAIDKIRFASLTNQDLLEGDSDFEILLVPNEATHTLTISDNGMGMTYEEVVENIGTIAKSGTKAFLEKLKEAGTANDTELIGQFGVGFYSAFMVADKVTLLTRAPGQEKGVKWESTGDGTYSIEEIDKEKRGTSIILTLNEEYRQSEKSDEKFLDRYTLQSLVKKYSDYIRYPVKMNFIKEEKPRDAEGKVIEDAPVETTIELRTLNSQTPLWTRAKKDIQPEEYNQLYQSLFYDWQDPLEVLHSKVEGAVEYTGLLFIPAKAPMDFYMKEFEAGVRLYSKNVFIMEHCKELLPDYLRFVRGLVDSPDFSLNISRELLQHSKQLKLIGKNLEKSILKTLETMLSKDRSKYETFWKEFGQALKAGVYSDFTSREKLQDLLLFPSSNQPDGATTLAEYVSRMPESQKVIYYATGKDQSAVERLPQMELLREKNIEVLYLFDRVDEFALDALREYKEKKFQSVSRGDLNLDDIQAPEAKQQAEEVEKDNESLIKAIKEQLSGKVADVKVSSRLKSSAVCLVSGDNGISLSMEQILSEMNNSMFKAKRILEINPDHELFAVLKGLYEAGPESDNFKDYCALLYDQALLMEGITPEDPVGFANKVAKLMARGGK from the coding sequence ATGTCTCGTGACCCAATCATGAAAGAAACCCGGGAGTTTCAAGCCGAAACAAAACAACTTCTCGATTTGATGGTTCATTCCATCTACACAAATCGCGAGATCTTCCTGCGGGAACTTATCTCAAACGCTTCTGACGCCATCGATAAGATCCGGTTTGCCTCTCTGACGAACCAAGATCTGCTGGAAGGCGACAGTGATTTTGAAATCTTGCTTGTCCCTAATGAGGCGACACATACCCTGACCATCTCTGACAACGGCATGGGCATGACCTATGAAGAAGTTGTTGAGAATATCGGCACCATTGCCAAGTCTGGCACGAAAGCCTTTCTTGAAAAGCTAAAAGAAGCTGGCACGGCAAATGATACAGAGTTAATTGGCCAATTCGGTGTCGGCTTTTACTCCGCCTTTATGGTGGCAGATAAAGTTACCTTGCTTACCCGTGCTCCTGGTCAGGAAAAGGGCGTGAAGTGGGAGTCCACCGGTGATGGAACTTATAGTATTGAAGAAATCGATAAAGAAAAACGTGGCACCTCAATCATTCTGACTCTAAATGAGGAATACCGCCAATCGGAGAAATCGGACGAGAAGTTCCTTGACCGTTACACTCTCCAAAGCCTGGTCAAGAAGTACTCGGATTATATTCGCTATCCGGTCAAGATGAATTTTATCAAAGAAGAAAAACCGCGTGATGCTGAGGGCAAGGTGATCGAAGACGCTCCGGTAGAGACGACGATCGAGCTCCGCACCCTTAACTCCCAGACACCGCTCTGGACTCGCGCCAAAAAAGATATCCAGCCGGAAGAATACAATCAGTTGTATCAGAGTCTGTTCTATGATTGGCAAGATCCGCTGGAAGTTCTCCACTCCAAAGTCGAAGGTGCAGTCGAGTACACTGGCCTGCTGTTCATTCCCGCAAAAGCACCGATGGATTTTTACATGAAAGAATTCGAGGCCGGGGTAAGATTGTATTCAAAAAATGTGTTCATCATGGAACACTGTAAGGAGTTATTGCCAGACTATCTGCGCTTTGTCCGTGGTTTGGTGGATTCGCCTGACTTCTCACTGAATATTTCGCGGGAACTGCTCCAACACAGCAAGCAATTGAAGTTGATCGGCAAAAACCTGGAGAAAAGCATTTTGAAGACGCTGGAGACAATGCTGAGCAAGGATCGATCAAAATACGAAACCTTCTGGAAAGAGTTTGGCCAGGCTTTGAAAGCGGGTGTGTATTCAGACTTTACTAGCCGGGAAAAACTGCAAGACTTGTTGCTGTTCCCATCTTCTAATCAGCCTGATGGTGCAACTACGCTGGCTGAATATGTCAGCCGCATGCCTGAAAGCCAAAAAGTCATTTATTATGCCACCGGCAAGGATCAGTCGGCAGTGGAGCGACTGCCGCAGATGGAATTGCTGCGGGAGAAGAATATCGAAGTACTGTATCTGTTCGACCGTGTCGACGAATTTGCCCTCGACGCGCTGCGTGAATACAAAGAGAAAAAGTTCCAATCCGTCAGCCGTGGTGATTTGAACCTGGACGATATCCAAGCGCCTGAGGCTAAACAACAGGCTGAAGAAGTCGAAAAAGACAATGAATCGCTCATTAAAGCAATAAAAGAGCAGCTTTCCGGCAAGGTTGCCGATGTCAAGGTCAGCAGCCGCCTGAAATCAAGTGCCGTCTGCTTAGTCAGCGGCGATAATGGCATCAGTCTGTCGATGGAACAAATCTTATCTGAGATGAACAATTCAATGTTCAAGGCTAAACGGATTCTCGAAATCAACCCAGACCATGAATTATTCGCTGTGCTGAAAGGCTTGTACGAAGCAGGGCCAGAGTCGGACAACTTTAAGGATTACTGCGCTCTATTATACGATCAAGCCCTTCTAATGGAAGGCATCACACCCGAAGATCCTGTTGGTTTTGCTAATAAAGTGGCAAAACTGATGGCTAGAGGCGGGAAATAA